In one window of Nicotiana tabacum cultivar K326 chromosome 12, ASM71507v2, whole genome shotgun sequence DNA:
- the LOC107785480 gene encoding G-type lectin S-receptor-like serine/threonine-protein kinase At5g35370: MESILFFLIVSLSISPVFGFTLTEFVYPNFTASNLQFIDSTGSFLFSRNGTFKAAIFNPGSEQVKFYLCVIHVESNTIIWSANGDSPVSNSGVMMLTKNGINITEKDGSFKWSTPPLKSAVYAMQLTEAGNLLLLDQFNGTLWESFNHPTDTIVIGQKLPVGVMLSSAMSGDDLSKGHYRLSLTDSDAILQWQGLTYWKLSMETKSYTNSNYEVEYMAVNQTGLYLFGQNGSVVVIMVNLLKSTFRIAKLDDSGQFIVSSFDGADIKRDFVAPVDGCRVPYVCGGLGVCTSDVLSDNPICSCPANFNLRSHNSTSCVPTDSSYSLPVSCNSTNYSSPSNSFSASYIRLGFGVDYFTTDFTMPFRYGVNLSMCQNLCSVDCSCLGIFYANSSGSCYKLEDELGSIMVRTSNNNLLGFVKILVGASTTFGDNNNFDQETVSFPLVATVLLPFTGVFLLMALGFILWRRSRPEQLGKIKSKISQPNSPSSEDLDAFSIPGLPVRFEYKELEAATDNFKIQIGTGGFGAVYKGVLPDKTLVAVKKIINLGIQGQRDFCTEIAVIGSIHHINLVKLKGFCAQERQRLLVYEYMNRGSLDRTLFGNGPVLEWQERVEIALGSARGLAYLHNGCEQKIVHCDVKPENILLHDNFQAKISDFGLSKLLNHEQSSLFTTMRGTRGYLAPEWLTSSAISEKTDVYSFGMVLLEIVSGRKNCSKRTQSHSLDDTATGDHSSSSSAQGLVYFPLFALEMHEQGRYLELADPKLEGRVSGGDIEKFVRVALCCVHEEPALRPTMVSVVGMLEGEIPLTEPRMESLNFLRFYGRRFAEASTMEEAGGQIDVMLYPQANTSHTTSRSISNACFSYISSQQISGPR; the protein is encoded by the coding sequence ATGGAGTCCATCTTATTCTTTCTCATTGTATCTTTGTCCATTAGTCCTGTCTTTGGATTTACCTTGACAGAATTTGTCTATCCCAACTTTACTGCTTCCAATCTCCAATTTATCGATAGCACTGGAAGTTTCTTGTTTTCTCGCAATGGAACGTTCAAAGCTGCTATCTTCAATCCCGGTTCTGAACAAGTTAAGTTTTATTTGTGTGTTATCCATGTGGAATCCAATACCATTATCTGGTCAGCAAATGGTGATTCACCTGTTTCGAATTCAGGAGTTATGATGTTGACTAAGAATGGTATCAACATTACTGAAAAAGATGGCAGCTTTAAATGGTCAACTCCACCATTAAAGTCAGCAGTATACGCGATGCAGCTAACTGAGGCTGGAAATCTCCTTCTTCTTGATCAGTTTAACGGGACACTTTGGGAAAGCTTTAATCATCCGACAGATACAATTGTTATTGGACAGAAGTTGCCTGTTGGCGTGATGCTTTCTAGTGCAATGTCAGGTGATGACTTGTCAAAGGGTCATTACAGGCTTTCTTTGACTGATTCTGATGCTATTTTACAGTGGCAAGGTCTGACATACTGGAAGTTGTCCATGGAGACCAAATCTTATACTAATTCAAATTATGAAGTGGAATACATGGCTGTCAATCAGACAGGTCTGTATCTTTTTGGTCAAAATGGTTCTGTAGTTGTGATAATGGTGAACTTGTTAAAATCCACTTTTCGAATTGCCAAGTTGGATGATTCAGGCCAGTTTATCGTTAGTAGTTTTGATGGCGCTGACATTAAACGGGATTTTGTTGCGCCAGTAGATGGGTGTAGAGTACCTTATGTTTGTGGAGGGCTTGGTGTATGCACCTCCGATGTGTTATCAGATAATCCTATATGTTCCTGTCCTGCTAATTTCAATCTTAGATCACATAATTCAACCAGCTGTGTCCCTACTGACAGTTCTTATTCTTTGCCAGTTTCTTGTAATTCCACCAACTATAGCAGTCCATCAAATTCTTTCTCTGCGTCATACATAAGACTTGGCTTCGGTGTGGACTACTTCACTACTGATTTTACCATGCCCTTCAGGTATGGGGTAAATCTATCCATGTGTCAAAATCTCTGCTCAGTAGACTGTTCATGCTTGGGGATATTCTATGCAAACTCATCTGGTTCTTGTTATAAACTTGAAGACGAATTAGGGTCAATTATGGTAAGGACAAGTAATAATAATCTGTTGGGATTTGTTAAGATCTTGGTTGGAGCTTCAACAACCTTTGgggataataataattttgatcAGGAAACTGTAAGCTTTCCTTTAGTTGCAACAGTGCTCTTACCTTTCACTGGAGTCTTCCTTCTGATGGCACTGGGTTTCATATTGTGGAGAAGATCTCGACCAGAACAATTAGGGAagataaaatcaaaaataagCCAACCTAATTCTCCTTCTTCAGAGGACCTGGATGCCTTTTCCATCCCAGGATTACCTGTAAGGTTCGAGTACAAAGAGCTTGAGGCTGCAACTGATAATTTCAAGATTCAGATTGGGACAGGAGGCTTTGGTGCTGTATATAAGGGTGTGCTCCCTGACAAAACTCTTGTTGCAGTAAAAAAGATAATAAATTTGGGCATCCAAGGACAGAGAGATTTTTGCACTGAGATTGCGGTCATTGGCAGTATTCACCATATAAACTTGGTCAAGTTGAAAGGTTTCTGTGCTCAAGAGAGACAACGCCTATTGGTTTATGAATATATGAACCGTGGATCGCTTGATCGCACTCTGTTTGGTAATGGACCTGTCCTGGAATGGCAAGAACGGGTTGAGATAGCTCTAGGTTCTGCTCGTGGACTTGCATACTTGCACAATGGCTGTGAACAAAAGATCGTCCACTGTGATGTAAAGCCAGAGAACATTCTCTTGCATGATAACTttcaggcaaaaatatctgaTTTTGGCCTCTCCAagcttctaaatcatgaacagtCCAGTCTATTCACAACAATGAGGGGAACTCGTGGCTACCTTGCTCCTGAATGGCTCACAAGTTCTGCAATCTCAGAAAAAACTGACGTCTACAGCTTTGGAATGGTACTCCTTGAAATTGTAAGTGGAAGGAAAAACTGCTCTAAAAGAACACAAAGTCACAGCCTTGATGATACAGCCACTGGAGATCACTCATCATCTTCATCTGCACAGGGACTTGTGTATTTCCCTTTATTTGCATTAGAGATGCACGAGCAAGGAAGGTACCTTGAACTTGCTGACCCAAAACTTGAAGGGCGGGTCAGTGGTGGAGATATCGAGAAGTTCGTGCGGGTTGCATTGTGCTGTGTCCATGAGGAACCAGCTCTCAGGCCAACTATGGTTAGTGTGGTTGGCATGTTGGAAGGCGAGATACCACTGACTGAGCCAAGAATGGAATCTCTAAACTTTTTACGTTTCTACGGGCGACGTTTTGCTGAGGCATCAACCATGGAAGAAGCTGGAGGCCAGATTGATGTCATGTTATATCCTCAAGCAAATACTTCTCATACAACCTCTAGGAGCATCTCTAATGCATGCTTCTCTTATATTTCGTCCCAACAGATCTCGGGTCCAAGATAG